One genomic segment of Cellulophaga sp. HaHaR_3_176 includes these proteins:
- a CDS encoding peroxiredoxin-like family protein gives MKKLKELTDAKIESGRKANPDFMNGVDAIIKQAKAFQEGNDAIKVGEKAPDFQLPNPEGKAVSLNTLLSTGPVVVTFYRGNWCPYCNLQLRALQDRLDDIHTLGATLVAISPQVPDGSMTDDEISKMDFIVLSDQDAKVASQYGVAWKVPEFLADHMRVDRNLDLEKINNGNGSILPIPATFIIGNDGLIKWNYVNVDYRTRSEPDEIIDALKSLS, from the coding sequence ATGAAAAAATTAAAAGAATTAACTGATGCTAAAATTGAATCAGGACGAAAAGCAAATCCTGATTTTATGAATGGTGTTGATGCTATTATCAAACAAGCAAAAGCTTTTCAAGAAGGTAATGATGCTATTAAAGTCGGAGAAAAAGCTCCTGATTTTCAATTACCTAACCCTGAAGGTAAAGCAGTATCGTTAAATACATTACTAAGTACAGGCCCAGTTGTGGTTACTTTTTACCGTGGTAACTGGTGCCCATACTGTAATTTACAGCTTAGGGCATTACAAGACAGATTAGATGATATTCATACATTAGGCGCTACATTAGTTGCCATAAGCCCACAAGTACCTGACGGATCAATGACAGATGATGAAATTAGCAAAATGGACTTTATTGTACTATCTGACCAAGATGCAAAAGTTGCTTCGCAATATGGTGTGGCATGGAAGGTACCTGAGTTTTTAGCAGACCATATGCGTGTAGATAGAAATCTTGATTTAGAAAAAATAAATAATGGTAATGGTAGTATTTTACCAATACCTGCTACGTTTATAATAGGTAACGACGGGCTAATAAAATGGAATTATGTTAATGTTGATTATAGAACACGTTCTGAGCCTGATGAGATTATTGATGCCTTAAAAAGCTTATCTTAA